The proteins below come from a single Oncorhynchus gorbuscha isolate QuinsamMale2020 ecotype Even-year linkage group LG12, OgorEven_v1.0, whole genome shotgun sequence genomic window:
- the LOC123991629 gene encoding uncharacterized protein LOC123991629 isoform X6, producing the protein MVQSRMERREVPRLMRYYTITIGKTMSSHNQFMRQLGGGFTEVLSPAQSDIIMAFCPIVSRAGTDIEAALPQIPEGKDVILVVLHHYFNPECTVPDSSRLVTRSDVILTVDCLFHESKGGLLNCPRNKAAVGKIRNRLNMKPKVIDAIVDIPDHRNRWCVPVSLIASGQTGVVARDHHLHVLLGSLCLLFFCVWWYL; encoded by the exons ATGGTTCA GTCCAGAATGGAACGCAGAG AGGTGCCAAGGTTGATGAGGTACTACACCATCACCATTGGCAAGACTATGAGTTCTCATAATCAGTTTATGAGACAACTTGGAGGAGGCTTCACTGAAGTGTTGTCACCAGCGCAGAGCGATATCATCATGGCTTTCTGTCCCATCGTCTCTCGTGCTGGTACTGATATTGAGGCAGCACTGCCGCAGATTCCAG AGGGTAAAGATGTCATTCTGGTAGTTCTGCATCACTATTTTAACCCAGAGTGCACTGTACCTGACAGCAGCAGACTAGTGACCAGAAGTGATGTAATACTCACAGTGGACTGTCTGTTCCATGAGAGTAAGGGAggactactgaactgtcctcgcAACAAAGCAGCAGTTGGTAAAATTCGGAACCGGCTGAACATGAAGCCAAAG GTGATAGATGCCATCGTGGACATCCCTGATCACAGAAACAG ATGGTGTGTTCCAGTGTCCTTGATTGCATCTGGGCAGACAGGCGTT GTTGCCAGAGATCACCATTTGCATGTGTTGTTGGGCTCATTATGTTTATTGTTCTTTTGTGTTTGGTGGTATCTTTGA
- the LOC123991629 gene encoding uncharacterized protein LOC123991629 isoform X1, with protein MVQSRMERREVPRLMRYYTITIGKTMSSHNQFMRQLGGGFTEVLSPAQSDIIMAFCPIVSRAGTDIEAALPQIPEGKDVILVVLHHYFNPECTVPDSSRLVTRSDVILTVDCLFHESKGGLLNCPRNKAAVGKIRNRLNMKPKVIDAIVDIPDHRNRPFIEIHFFVICKLSVAAHIYWRWCVPVSLIASGQTGVVARDHHLHVLLGSLCLLFFCVWWYL; from the exons ATGGTTCA GTCCAGAATGGAACGCAGAG AGGTGCCAAGGTTGATGAGGTACTACACCATCACCATTGGCAAGACTATGAGTTCTCATAATCAGTTTATGAGACAACTTGGAGGAGGCTTCACTGAAGTGTTGTCACCAGCGCAGAGCGATATCATCATGGCTTTCTGTCCCATCGTCTCTCGTGCTGGTACTGATATTGAGGCAGCACTGCCGCAGATTCCAG AGGGTAAAGATGTCATTCTGGTAGTTCTGCATCACTATTTTAACCCAGAGTGCACTGTACCTGACAGCAGCAGACTAGTGACCAGAAGTGATGTAATACTCACAGTGGACTGTCTGTTCCATGAGAGTAAGGGAggactactgaactgtcctcgcAACAAAGCAGCAGTTGGTAAAATTCGGAACCGGCTGAACATGAAGCCAAAG GTGATAGATGCCATCGTGGACATCCCTGATCACAGAAACAGGCCA TTTATAGAGATCCATTTTTTTGTCATTTGTAAGCTCTCTGTCGCAGCACACATTTATTGGAG ATGGTGTGTTCCAGTGTCCTTGATTGCATCTGGGCAGACAGGCGTT GTTGCCAGAGATCACCATTTGCATGTGTTGTTGGGCTCATTATGTTTATTGTTCTTTTGTGTTTGGTGGTATCTTTGA
- the LOC123991629 gene encoding uncharacterized protein LOC123991629 isoform X4 — MVQSRMERREVPRLMRYYTITIGKTMSSHNQFMRQLGGGFTEVLSPAQSDIIMAFCPIVSRAGTDIEAALPQIPEGKDVILVVLHHYFNPECTVPDSSRLVTRSDVILTVDCLFHESKGGLLNCPRNKAAVGKIRNRLNMKPKVIDAIVDIPDHRNRPMVCSSVLDCIWADRRCCQRSPFACVVGLIMFIVLLCLVVSLIVSFRKQ, encoded by the exons ATGGTTCA GTCCAGAATGGAACGCAGAG AGGTGCCAAGGTTGATGAGGTACTACACCATCACCATTGGCAAGACTATGAGTTCTCATAATCAGTTTATGAGACAACTTGGAGGAGGCTTCACTGAAGTGTTGTCACCAGCGCAGAGCGATATCATCATGGCTTTCTGTCCCATCGTCTCTCGTGCTGGTACTGATATTGAGGCAGCACTGCCGCAGATTCCAG AGGGTAAAGATGTCATTCTGGTAGTTCTGCATCACTATTTTAACCCAGAGTGCACTGTACCTGACAGCAGCAGACTAGTGACCAGAAGTGATGTAATACTCACAGTGGACTGTCTGTTCCATGAGAGTAAGGGAggactactgaactgtcctcgcAACAAAGCAGCAGTTGGTAAAATTCGGAACCGGCTGAACATGAAGCCAAAG GTGATAGATGCCATCGTGGACATCCCTGATCACAGAAACAGGCCA ATGGTGTGTTCCAGTGTCCTTGATTGCATCTGGGCAGACAGGCGTT GTTGCCAGAGATCACCATTTGCATGTGTTGTTGGGCTCATTATGTTTATTGTTCTTTTGTGTTTGGTGGTATCTTTGATTGTTTCTTTCAGGAAACAATGA
- the LOC123991629 gene encoding uncharacterized protein LOC123991629 isoform X5: MRYYTITIGKTMSSHNQFMRQLGGGFTEVLSPAQSDIIMAFCPIVSRAGTDIEAALPQIPEGKDVILVVLHHYFNPECTVPDSSRLVTRSDVILTVDCLFHESKGGLLNCPRNKAAVGKIRNRLNMKPKVIDAIVDIPDHRNRPFIEIHFFVICKLSVAAHIYWRWCVPVSLIASGQTGVVARDHHLHVLLGSLCLLFFCVWWYL, from the exons ATGAGGTACTACACCATCACCATTGGCAAGACTATGAGTTCTCATAATCAGTTTATGAGACAACTTGGAGGAGGCTTCACTGAAGTGTTGTCACCAGCGCAGAGCGATATCATCATGGCTTTCTGTCCCATCGTCTCTCGTGCTGGTACTGATATTGAGGCAGCACTGCCGCAGATTCCAG AGGGTAAAGATGTCATTCTGGTAGTTCTGCATCACTATTTTAACCCAGAGTGCACTGTACCTGACAGCAGCAGACTAGTGACCAGAAGTGATGTAATACTCACAGTGGACTGTCTGTTCCATGAGAGTAAGGGAggactactgaactgtcctcgcAACAAAGCAGCAGTTGGTAAAATTCGGAACCGGCTGAACATGAAGCCAAAG GTGATAGATGCCATCGTGGACATCCCTGATCACAGAAACAGGCCA TTTATAGAGATCCATTTTTTTGTCATTTGTAAGCTCTCTGTCGCAGCACACATTTATTGGAG ATGGTGTGTTCCAGTGTCCTTGATTGCATCTGGGCAGACAGGCGTT GTTGCCAGAGATCACCATTTGCATGTGTTGTTGGGCTCATTATGTTTATTGTTCTTTTGTGTTTGGTGGTATCTTTGA
- the LOC123991629 gene encoding uncharacterized protein LOC123991629 isoform X3, giving the protein MVQSRMERREVPRLMRYYTITIGKTMSSHNQFMRQLGGGFTEVLSPAQSDIIMAFCPIVSRAGTDIEAALPQIPEGKDVILVVLHHYFNPECTVPDSSRLVTRSDVILTVDCLFHESKGGLLNCPRNKAAVGKIRNRLNMKPKVIDAIVDIPDHRNRPLSVAAHIYWRWCVPVSLIASGQTGVVARDHHLHVLLGSLCLLFFCVWWYL; this is encoded by the exons ATGGTTCA GTCCAGAATGGAACGCAGAG AGGTGCCAAGGTTGATGAGGTACTACACCATCACCATTGGCAAGACTATGAGTTCTCATAATCAGTTTATGAGACAACTTGGAGGAGGCTTCACTGAAGTGTTGTCACCAGCGCAGAGCGATATCATCATGGCTTTCTGTCCCATCGTCTCTCGTGCTGGTACTGATATTGAGGCAGCACTGCCGCAGATTCCAG AGGGTAAAGATGTCATTCTGGTAGTTCTGCATCACTATTTTAACCCAGAGTGCACTGTACCTGACAGCAGCAGACTAGTGACCAGAAGTGATGTAATACTCACAGTGGACTGTCTGTTCCATGAGAGTAAGGGAggactactgaactgtcctcgcAACAAAGCAGCAGTTGGTAAAATTCGGAACCGGCTGAACATGAAGCCAAAG GTGATAGATGCCATCGTGGACATCCCTGATCACAGAAACAGGCCA CTCTCTGTCGCAGCACACATTTATTGGAG ATGGTGTGTTCCAGTGTCCTTGATTGCATCTGGGCAGACAGGCGTT GTTGCCAGAGATCACCATTTGCATGTGTTGTTGGGCTCATTATGTTTATTGTTCTTTTGTGTTTGGTGGTATCTTTGA
- the LOC123991629 gene encoding uncharacterized protein LOC123991629 isoform X2: MVQMERREVPRLMRYYTITIGKTMSSHNQFMRQLGGGFTEVLSPAQSDIIMAFCPIVSRAGTDIEAALPQIPEGKDVILVVLHHYFNPECTVPDSSRLVTRSDVILTVDCLFHESKGGLLNCPRNKAAVGKIRNRLNMKPKVIDAIVDIPDHRNRPFIEIHFFVICKLSVAAHIYWRWCVPVSLIASGQTGVVARDHHLHVLLGSLCLLFFCVWWYL, from the exons ATGGTTCA AATGGAACGCAGAG AGGTGCCAAGGTTGATGAGGTACTACACCATCACCATTGGCAAGACTATGAGTTCTCATAATCAGTTTATGAGACAACTTGGAGGAGGCTTCACTGAAGTGTTGTCACCAGCGCAGAGCGATATCATCATGGCTTTCTGTCCCATCGTCTCTCGTGCTGGTACTGATATTGAGGCAGCACTGCCGCAGATTCCAG AGGGTAAAGATGTCATTCTGGTAGTTCTGCATCACTATTTTAACCCAGAGTGCACTGTACCTGACAGCAGCAGACTAGTGACCAGAAGTGATGTAATACTCACAGTGGACTGTCTGTTCCATGAGAGTAAGGGAggactactgaactgtcctcgcAACAAAGCAGCAGTTGGTAAAATTCGGAACCGGCTGAACATGAAGCCAAAG GTGATAGATGCCATCGTGGACATCCCTGATCACAGAAACAGGCCA TTTATAGAGATCCATTTTTTTGTCATTTGTAAGCTCTCTGTCGCAGCACACATTTATTGGAG ATGGTGTGTTCCAGTGTCCTTGATTGCATCTGGGCAGACAGGCGTT GTTGCCAGAGATCACCATTTGCATGTGTTGTTGGGCTCATTATGTTTATTGTTCTTTTGTGTTTGGTGGTATCTTTGA